From Maniola hyperantus chromosome 28, iAphHyp1.2, whole genome shotgun sequence, one genomic window encodes:
- the LOC117995127 gene encoding ribonuclease H2 subunit C, which produces MSIQVENNLKDNERKVLFEQRAHYMPCQIEADGPANVSEYFEPYVVDRGDGELSATFRGHPMDGVKMPLPEGYSAVIVSEGKRPLAEDAERKFQVTGGFKEIIYWNWDKKPSKNDNLTKAMVWMDIAEAIHGD; this is translated from the exons ATGTCGATTCAAGTTGAAAATAACCTAAAGGATAATGAAAGGAAGGTGTTATTCGAACAACGGGCGCACTACATGCCCTGCCAGATCGAAGCGGACGGCCCGGCGAATGTTAGTGAATATTTTGAACCTTATGTTGTTGATAGAGGCGATGGAG AGCTATCGGCTACCTTCCGCGGTCACCCAATGGATGGAGTGAAAATGCCTCTGCCAGAGGGTTACAGTGCTGTAATAGTCTCAGAGGGCAAGAGACCCTTGGCTGAGGATGCGGAGAGGAAATTCCAA GTAACTGGAGGGTTCAAGGAAATAATTTATTGGAATTGGGACAAAAAACCTTCCAAGAACGACAATTTAACTAAAGCTATGGTTTGGATGGATATCGCAGAAGCT ATACATGGCGACTAA
- the LOC117994881 gene encoding putative leucine-rich repeat-containing protein DDB_G0290503 isoform X4: MVAHRKQHRAKKKCVFCDYCGKGFYNKNYIRKHITHKHLYTQHYICDLCDFRTYNKPSLVMHIKYGHVSEMDRKCKICKKTYKKHIYLKLHYWNTHSIKYKLNRVKLRKPKKKKNNIIIDEDSEQGMKEIVLQHVIKVEQMSDTEEVRDEGAQYSRRVLSGDSNRAASDNVISPDTPFNDLFIEHIIMPSPPNDEEPQQKETNIYIDEACQKEAERVRTEMLERWKPSVGLRPFIRVKRHYGGTVKNRSNPVKNEKIEITVFSENESNVPIREEVSQKIVNRRNTKKSRLINYCDKINEILEKFNNEIVCEDEKISNINHKISKIGEQIQNSLEKDSIHHKKQIIKKLNRALAKYNNLVKKVSDIHKKEPKLSPENVDVTSSDVIHETGFGLTSVGDEHRQNYEYNDEVTSSNIDVIERNDEQASIGDEDRQNSEHNCEETTLENEINKNGDMTRGGDQTGVIKNDDCKKLSAEVTSSGNYKNRTDDVIENGDDYLASIGGENRQNNSYNCNIAVLENSENRSSDMLQKGDDDYTSISHENRKNGEYKEKTDGAIIDKSDIDPTSISDEHNIECAITGCDENKNCDMIEAGVDLTSNGDENIRNEYNNEIPPSVNDESISGDMTQTGNGHTTGGDYFKELTAEMELENDEIVVCVKMEKCNELVSIDDENRLNNDDCTKRSKKENLYKQALICHENMKCSHGYNKLNDKARSPENDTIFNYVIEKSEVASIGDEEIPSSENDESRSCYVMETGANQVLIGDESILNSDDCKKFECEILENMKSDELIKTDDSQASLGDENSQFDACTENDITNDSVDLEQVKIENNIIEEVNQLDSSENGILYENSLAELVKLRKRKCVKNVKSIRYIDGSDNEKFVYINNIKEIDSIIKEIDNMVALIDNPETLNDDQCNSSESHIENNSEKLKLVKNIRKPRKKRRKRNIKKKVNTKSGINKTPKIKEKKIKNNDEFGKSNDEISTEVENIATEDDETLKNNPSDLQEISIENHLEEGDTNKYWTRRSTRNRNKKIDTSFVSHDDFDSDDDRDRDFVPEGDGDDDDESGDETKNKSDKFKLNTHQCYVCFKLYETKEKLIDHCKEHFDICNPKMLKKCPFCEYVTNLDLVKHVRLIHKVNLNYLYGTLKDRKNNNCNKSRFYFNVKNNLVDEIEVIPSIPNLNRQAYLKIDRKRREKNDKEVKKAKLVKKDGGWIVEKVLINTKKENYVLPDKVEELLKNKEKESKNGENDKSEDNDSEKEPGSDDDAGNNHEKDPENDKSVENNGGKQPGKDKIDGKNDGKESKNEDYCAKLQRLYRIAKKNGQKMLFPCNQCEKICQTLSALKLHSRRHDPNAKPFKKKVWKYKLSEEELKKLKEDKEKSKKITKNTKNRYEKPKPIVNKHKCDPKLKDFYEKNIKGGDIEFWQFLKIFNKMSRENVNDFSDLENRTEFGMHFIDPKLNPPNEEISSTSKDLNSKNSGSSNTKTKKSKSKALVDKMGVVSKIRKENKFKRTTFISRKEFLRRKAMKDSLRKKNVGKCNTNI, encoded by the exons ATGGTCGCACATAGGAAGCAACATAGGGCCAAAAAGAAATGCGTCTTCTGTGACTACTGCGGTAAAGg GTTCTACAACAAAAACTACATACGTAAGCACATAACACACAAACACCTGTACACACAACACTACATATGTGACTTGTGTGACTTCCGCACATACAACAAGCCCAGCTTGGTGATGCATATCAAATATGGACACGTCTCAGAAATG gaCAGGAAGTGTAAAATATGCAAGAAGACATACAAAAAACACATATACTTGAAACTGCATTACTGGAATACTCACAGCATCAAATATAAACTTAATAGAGTCAA GCTAAGGAAacccaaaaagaaaaagaataacataataatagaCGAAGATTCAGAACAGGGTATGAAAGAAATAGTATTACAACATGTAATCAAAGTTGAGCAAATGAGTG atacgGAAGAAGTGAGAGATGAAGGGGCGCAGTATTCGAGGAGAGTTCTGAGTGGAGACTCGAACCGAGCAGCATCCGACAATGTCATCTCACCGGATACACCGTTCAATGATTTGTTCATTGAACATATTATCATGCCCTCCCCTCCTAATGACGAAG AACCCCAGCAAAAAGAGACAAACATATACATTGACGAGGCGTGTCAGAAAGAGGCGGAGAGAGTGAGAACAGAAATGCTGGAACGATGGAAACCGAGTGTGGGTTTGAGACCTTTTATACGAGTGAAGAGACATTATGGCGGAACCGTCAAAAACCGGTCGAATCCAGTTAAAAATG aaaaaattgAAATCACAGTATTTAGTGAAAACGAATCTAATGTTCCAATTCGTGAAGAAGTGTCTCAGAAAATAGTAAATAGAAGAAATACGAAGAAAAGTCGCCTCATAAATTATTGTGACAAAATAAATGAGATACTGGAAAAATTCAACAATGAAATTGTATGTGAAGATGAAAAAATCTCAAATATTAATCACAAAATCTCAAAAATTGGTGAACAAATCCAGAATAGTTTAGAAAAGGATAGTATTCACCATAAAAAacagataataaaaaaactgaataGAGCATtagctaaatataataatttagtgaAAAAAGTAAGTGATATTCATAAGAAAGAACCAAAATTATCACCTGAAAATGTTGATGTAACAAGTAGTGATGTGATACATGAAACTGGTTTTGGTCTAACATCGGTTGGTGATGAGCATAGACAAAATTATGAGTACAATGATGAAGTAACATCATCTAATATTGATGTTATAGAAAGAAATGATGAGCAAGCATCAATTGGTGATGAGGATAGACAAAACAGTGAACACAATTGTGAAGAAACGACAttagaaaatgaaataaataaaaatggtgaTATGACTAGAGGTGGTGATCAAACTGGAGTTATCAAAAATGATGACTGTAAGAAATTGAGTGCTGAAGTGACATCGTCaggaaattataaaaacagaACTGATGATGTGATAGAGAACGGTGATGATTATTTAGCATCGATTGGTGGTGAGAATAGACAAAATAATTCATACAACTGTAACATTGCAGTATTAGAAAATAGTGAAAATAGAAGTAGTGATATGCTGCAGAAAGGTGATGATGATTATACATCGATTAGTCATGAGAATAGGAAAAATGGTGAATATAAAGAAAAAACGGATGGTGCTATAATAGATAAAAGTGACATCGATCCAACATCAATTAGCGATGAGCATAATATTGAATGTGCAATAACAGGATgtgatgaaaataaaaactgtgATATGATCGAAGCAGGTGTTGATCTGACATCGAATGGTGATGAGAATATACGTAATGAATACAATAATGAAATACCTCCATCAGTAAATGATGAAAGTATAAGTGGTGATATGACCCAAACAGGTAATGGTCATACGACGGGGGGTGATTATTTTAAGGAATTGACTGCTGAAATGGAATTAGAAAATGATGAAATTGTTGTATGTGTTAAAATGGAGAAATGTAACGAATTAGTATCCATTGATGATGAGAATAGACTCAATAATGATGATTGTACAAAGCGTAGTAAAAAAGAGAATTTGTATAAACAAGCATTGATATGTCATGAAAATATGAAGTGCAGTCAtggttataataaattaaatgataaaGCAAGATCACCGGAAAATGATACTATATTTAATTATGTGATAGAGAAAAGTGAGGTAGCATCAATAGGTGATGAAGAAATACCATCATCAGAAAATGATGAAAGTAGAAGCTGCTATGTAATGGAAACGGGTGCTAATCAAGTTTTAATAGGTGATGAAAGTATACTAAATAGTGATGATTGTAAGAAGTTTGAATGTGAAATATTAGAAAATATGAAAAGTGATGAATTGATAAAAACAGATGATAGTCAAGCATCATTGGGCGATGAAAATAGTCAATTTGATGCGTGTACTGAAAATGACATTACAAATGATAGTGTTGATTTAGAACAagtaaaaattgaaaacaatatTATAGAAGAAGTAAATCAGTTAGATTCAAGTGAAAATGGGATACTTTATGAAAACAGTCTGGCCGAATTGGTGAAACTTAGAAAAAGgaaatgtgtaaaaaatgtaaaaagtatTCGTTACATAGATGGTAGTGATAACGAAAAGTTCGTTTACATAAATAACATTAAAGAAATAGATAGTATCATCAAAGAAATAGATAATATGGTAGCGTTGATAGATAATCCTGAAACTTTGAATGATGATCAATGTAATTCAAGTGAAAGTCATATCGAAAATAAttcagaaaaattaaaattagttaaaaatattagaaaaccTAGAAAGAAACGACGTAAACGAAACATTAAAAAGAAAGTTAACACAAAAtctggaattaataaaacgccaaaaattaaagaaaaaaaaattaaaaataacgatGAATTTGGGAAAAGCAATGATGAAATATCCACTGAAGTGGAAAATATAGCGACCGAAGATgatgaaactttaaaaaataatccaTCAGATTTACAAGAAATATCTATTGAAAACCATTTGGAAGAGGGAGATACTAACAAATATTGGACTAGACGAAGTACTAGAaatcgaaataaaaaaatagatactAGTTTCGTTAGTCATGATGATTTTGATAGTGATGATGACAGGGATCGAGATTTCGTGCCCGAaggtgatggtgatgatgatgatgaatcgggAGATGAAACGAAAAATAAATCGGATAAATTCAAACTCAATACACATCAATGTTATGTTTGCTTTAAG CTATACGAAACTAAAGAAAAACTCATAGATCACTGCAAAGAGCATTTTGATATTTGCAATCCGAAAATGCTCAAGAAATGTCCTTTCTGTGAATATGTAACTAATTTGGACTTGGTCAAACATGTACGTTTGATACACAAAGTTAACTTGAACTAtctttacggaaccctaaaagacaGGAAAAACAACAATTGTAACAAGtctagattttattttaacgtTAAAAATAATCTAGTTGATGAAATAGAAGTTATTCCaagtatacctaatttaaatagacAAGCCTATTTGAAAATAGATCGGAAAAGACGTGAAAAGAATGATAAAGAAGTAAAAAAGGCTAAGTTAGTCAAAAAAGATGGTGGATGGATTGTCGAAAAAGTGCTGATAAATacgaaaaaagaaaattatgttTTACCCGATAAAGTCGAAGAGTTACTCAAGAATAAGGAAAAGGAATCCAAAAATGGTGAAAATGATAAAAGTGAAGACAATGATAGTGAAAAAGAACCAGGAAGTGATGATGATGCCGGAAATAATCATGAAAAAGATCCAGAAAATGATAAAAGTGTCGAAAACAACGGTGGAAAACAACCGGGAAAAGATAAAATTGACGGCAAGAATGATGGAAAGGAATCCAAAAATGAAGATTATTGTGCTAAATTGCAAAGATTATATCGAATTGCCAAGAAAAATGGTCAGAAAATGCTCTTCCCATGCAATCAATGTGAAAAAATATGTCAAACTTTAAGTGCTTTGAAGCTACATTCACGAAGACACGATCCCAATGCTAAACCTTTTAAGAAGAAAGTATGGAAATATAAATTAAGTGAAGAGGAATTAAAGAAACTGAAAGAAGACAaagaaaaaagcaaaaaaataactaaaaacactaaaaatagaTACGAAAAACCAAAACCGATAGTGAACAAACATAAATGCGATCCGAAATTGAAAGATTTCTACGAGAAAAACATCAAAGGCGGTGACATAGAATTTTggcagtttttgaaaattttcaacAAAATGTCTCGTGAAAACGTCAACGACTTTTCCGATTTGGAAAACCGCACTGAATTTGGGATGCATTTTATCGATCCGAAGTTAAATCCCCCGAATGAAGAAATTAGTTCGACCAGTaaagatttaaattcaaaaaattcGGGTAGCTCTAATacgaaaactaaaaaaagtaaatcAAAAGCTTTGGTTGATAAAATGGGGGTAGTTAGCAAaattagaaaagaaaataaattcaaaagaaCCACATTCATAAGTAGAAAAGAATTTTTGAGGAGGAAGGCAATGAAAGATAGTCTTAGAAAGAAAAACGTTGGGAAATGCAatacaaatatataa
- the LOC117994881 gene encoding uncharacterized protein isoform X3, whose protein sequence is MRSHLSSHIVQRPYKCIFEGCDKRFKDKSALKKHEIIHYPEKHFECSICKKKFSRLHRMVAHKKQHRAKKKCVFCDYCGKGFYNKNYIRKHITHKHLYTQHYICDLCDFRTYNKPSLVMHIKYGHVSEMDRKCKICKKTYKKHIYLKLHYWNTHSIKYKLNRVKLRKPKKKKNNIIIDEDSEQGMKEIVLQHVIKVEQMSDTEEVRDEGAQYSRRVLSGDSNRAASDNVISPDTPFNDLFIEHIIMPSPPNDEEPQQKETNIYIDEACQKEAERVRTEMLERWKPSVGLRPFIRVKRHYGGTVKNRSNPVKNEKIEITVFSENESNVPIREEVSQKIVNRRNTKKSRLINYCDKINEILEKFNNEIVCEDEKISNINHKISKIGEQIQNSLEKDSIHHKKQIIKKLNRALAKYNNLVKKVSDIHKKEPKLSPENVDVTSSDVIHETGFGLTSVGDEHRQNYEYNDEVTSSNIDVIERNDEQASIGDEDRQNSEHNCEETTLENEINKNGDMTRGGDQTGVIKNDDCKKLSAEVTSSGNYKNRTDDVIENGDDYLASIGGENRQNNSYNCNIAVLENSENRSSDMLQKGDDDYTSISHENRKNGEYKEKTDGAIIDKSDIDPTSISDEHNIECAITGCDENKNCDMIEAGVDLTSNGDENIRNEYNNEIPPSVNDESISGDMTQTGNGHTTGGDYFKELTAEMELENDEIVVCVKMEKCNELVSIDDENRLNNDDCTKRSKKENLYKQALICHENMKCSHGYNKLNDKARSPENDTIFNYVIEKSEVASIGDEEIPSSENDESRSCYVMETGANQVLIGDESILNSDDCKKFECEILENMKSDELIKTDDSQASLGDENSQFDACTENDITNDSVDLEQVKIENNIIEEVNQLDSSENGILYENSLAELVKLRKRKCVKNVKSIRYIDGSDNEKFVYINNIKEIDSIIKEIDNMVALIDNPETLNDDQCNSSESHIENNSEKLKLVKNIRKPRKKRRKRNIKKKVNTKSGINKTPKIKEKKIKNNDEFGKSNDEISTEVENIATEDDETLKNNPSDLQEISIENHLEEGDTNKYWTRRSTRNRNKKIDTSFVSHDDFDSDDDRDRDFVPEGDGDDDDESGDETKNKSDKFKLNTHQCYVCFKLYETKEKLIDHCKEHFDICNPKMLKKCPFCEYVTNLDLVKHVRLIHKVNLNYLYGTLKDRKNNNCNKSRFYFNVKNNLVDEIEVIPSIPNLNRQAYLKIDRKRREKNDKEVKKAKLVKKDGGWIVEKVLINTKKENYVLPDKVEELLKNKEKESKNGENDKSEDNDSEKEPGSDDDAGNNHEKDPENDKSVENNGGKQPGKDKIDGKNDGKESKNEDYCAKLQRLYRIAKKNGQKMLFPCNQCEKICQTLSALKLHSRRHDPNAKPFKKKVWKYKLSEEELKKLKEDKEKSKKITKNTKNRYEKPKPIVNKHKCDPKLKDFYEKNIKGGDIEFWQFLKIFNKMSRENVNDFSDLENRTEFGMHFIDPKLNPPNEEISSTSKDLNSKNSGSSNTKTKKSKSKALVDKMGVVSKIRKENKFKRTTFISRKEFLRRKAMKDSLRKKNVGKCNTNI, encoded by the exons AGCGCTCTCAAAAAGCACGAGATTATCCACTACCCTGAGAAACATTTTGAATGCAGCATTTGCAAGAAGAAGTTTTCTAGGCTGCACCGCATGGTCGCACATAAGAAACAACATAGGGCTAAGAAAAAGTGCGTCTTCTGTGACTACTGCGGTAAAGG GTTCTACAACAAAAACTACATACGTAAGCACATAACACACAAACACCTGTACACACAACACTACATATGTGACTTGTGTGACTTCCGCACATACAACAAGCCCAGCTTGGTGATGCATATCAAATATGGACACGTCTCAGAAATG gaCAGGAAGTGTAAAATATGCAAGAAGACATACAAAAAACACATATACTTGAAACTGCATTACTGGAATACTCACAGCATCAAATATAAACTTAATAGAGTCAA GCTAAGGAAacccaaaaagaaaaagaataacataataatagaCGAAGATTCAGAACAGGGTATGAAAGAAATAGTATTACAACATGTAATCAAAGTTGAGCAAATGAGTG atacgGAAGAAGTGAGAGATGAAGGGGCGCAGTATTCGAGGAGAGTTCTGAGTGGAGACTCGAACCGAGCAGCATCCGACAATGTCATCTCACCGGATACACCGTTCAATGATTTGTTCATTGAACATATTATCATGCCCTCCCCTCCTAATGACGAAG AACCCCAGCAAAAAGAGACAAACATATACATTGACGAGGCGTGTCAGAAAGAGGCGGAGAGAGTGAGAACAGAAATGCTGGAACGATGGAAACCGAGTGTGGGTTTGAGACCTTTTATACGAGTGAAGAGACATTATGGCGGAACCGTCAAAAACCGGTCGAATCCAGTTAAAAATG aaaaaattgAAATCACAGTATTTAGTGAAAACGAATCTAATGTTCCAATTCGTGAAGAAGTGTCTCAGAAAATAGTAAATAGAAGAAATACGAAGAAAAGTCGCCTCATAAATTATTGTGACAAAATAAATGAGATACTGGAAAAATTCAACAATGAAATTGTATGTGAAGATGAAAAAATCTCAAATATTAATCACAAAATCTCAAAAATTGGTGAACAAATCCAGAATAGTTTAGAAAAGGATAGTATTCACCATAAAAAacagataataaaaaaactgaataGAGCATtagctaaatataataatttagtgaAAAAAGTAAGTGATATTCATAAGAAAGAACCAAAATTATCACCTGAAAATGTTGATGTAACAAGTAGTGATGTGATACATGAAACTGGTTTTGGTCTAACATCGGTTGGTGATGAGCATAGACAAAATTATGAGTACAATGATGAAGTAACATCATCTAATATTGATGTTATAGAAAGAAATGATGAGCAAGCATCAATTGGTGATGAGGATAGACAAAACAGTGAACACAATTGTGAAGAAACGACAttagaaaatgaaataaataaaaatggtgaTATGACTAGAGGTGGTGATCAAACTGGAGTTATCAAAAATGATGACTGTAAGAAATTGAGTGCTGAAGTGACATCGTCaggaaattataaaaacagaACTGATGATGTGATAGAGAACGGTGATGATTATTTAGCATCGATTGGTGGTGAGAATAGACAAAATAATTCATACAACTGTAACATTGCAGTATTAGAAAATAGTGAAAATAGAAGTAGTGATATGCTGCAGAAAGGTGATGATGATTATACATCGATTAGTCATGAGAATAGGAAAAATGGTGAATATAAAGAAAAAACGGATGGTGCTATAATAGATAAAAGTGACATCGATCCAACATCAATTAGCGATGAGCATAATATTGAATGTGCAATAACAGGATgtgatgaaaataaaaactgtgATATGATCGAAGCAGGTGTTGATCTGACATCGAATGGTGATGAGAATATACGTAATGAATACAATAATGAAATACCTCCATCAGTAAATGATGAAAGTATAAGTGGTGATATGACCCAAACAGGTAATGGTCATACGACGGGGGGTGATTATTTTAAGGAATTGACTGCTGAAATGGAATTAGAAAATGATGAAATTGTTGTATGTGTTAAAATGGAGAAATGTAACGAATTAGTATCCATTGATGATGAGAATAGACTCAATAATGATGATTGTACAAAGCGTAGTAAAAAAGAGAATTTGTATAAACAAGCATTGATATGTCATGAAAATATGAAGTGCAGTCAtggttataataaattaaatgataaaGCAAGATCACCGGAAAATGATACTATATTTAATTATGTGATAGAGAAAAGTGAGGTAGCATCAATAGGTGATGAAGAAATACCATCATCAGAAAATGATGAAAGTAGAAGCTGCTATGTAATGGAAACGGGTGCTAATCAAGTTTTAATAGGTGATGAAAGTATACTAAATAGTGATGATTGTAAGAAGTTTGAATGTGAAATATTAGAAAATATGAAAAGTGATGAATTGATAAAAACAGATGATAGTCAAGCATCATTGGGCGATGAAAATAGTCAATTTGATGCGTGTACTGAAAATGACATTACAAATGATAGTGTTGATTTAGAACAagtaaaaattgaaaacaatatTATAGAAGAAGTAAATCAGTTAGATTCAAGTGAAAATGGGATACTTTATGAAAACAGTCTGGCCGAATTGGTGAAACTTAGAAAAAGgaaatgtgtaaaaaatgtaaaaagtatTCGTTACATAGATGGTAGTGATAACGAAAAGTTCGTTTACATAAATAACATTAAAGAAATAGATAGTATCATCAAAGAAATAGATAATATGGTAGCGTTGATAGATAATCCTGAAACTTTGAATGATGATCAATGTAATTCAAGTGAAAGTCATATCGAAAATAAttcagaaaaattaaaattagttaaaaatattagaaaaccTAGAAAGAAACGACGTAAACGAAACATTAAAAAGAAAGTTAACACAAAAtctggaattaataaaacgccaaaaattaaagaaaaaaaaattaaaaataacgatGAATTTGGGAAAAGCAATGATGAAATATCCACTGAAGTGGAAAATATAGCGACCGAAGATgatgaaactttaaaaaataatccaTCAGATTTACAAGAAATATCTATTGAAAACCATTTGGAAGAGGGAGATACTAACAAATATTGGACTAGACGAAGTACTAGAaatcgaaataaaaaaatagatactAGTTTCGTTAGTCATGATGATTTTGATAGTGATGATGACAGGGATCGAGATTTCGTGCCCGAaggtgatggtgatgatgatgatgaatcgggAGATGAAACGAAAAATAAATCGGATAAATTCAAACTCAATACACATCAATGTTATGTTTGCTTTAAG CTATACGAAACTAAAGAAAAACTCATAGATCACTGCAAAGAGCATTTTGATATTTGCAATCCGAAAATGCTCAAGAAATGTCCTTTCTGTGAATATGTAACTAATTTGGACTTGGTCAAACATGTACGTTTGATACACAAAGTTAACTTGAACTAtctttacggaaccctaaaagacaGGAAAAACAACAATTGTAACAAGtctagattttattttaacgtTAAAAATAATCTAGTTGATGAAATAGAAGTTATTCCaagtatacctaatttaaatagacAAGCCTATTTGAAAATAGATCGGAAAAGACGTGAAAAGAATGATAAAGAAGTAAAAAAGGCTAAGTTAGTCAAAAAAGATGGTGGATGGATTGTCGAAAAAGTGCTGATAAATacgaaaaaagaaaattatgttTTACCCGATAAAGTCGAAGAGTTACTCAAGAATAAGGAAAAGGAATCCAAAAATGGTGAAAATGATAAAAGTGAAGACAATGATAGTGAAAAAGAACCAGGAAGTGATGATGATGCCGGAAATAATCATGAAAAAGATCCAGAAAATGATAAAAGTGTCGAAAACAACGGTGGAAAACAACCGGGAAAAGATAAAATTGACGGCAAGAATGATGGAAAGGAATCCAAAAATGAAGATTATTGTGCTAAATTGCAAAGATTATATCGAATTGCCAAGAAAAATGGTCAGAAAATGCTCTTCCCATGCAATCAATGTGAAAAAATATGTCAAACTTTAAGTGCTTTGAAGCTACATTCACGAAGACACGATCCCAATGCTAAACCTTTTAAGAAGAAAGTATGGAAATATAAATTAAGTGAAGAGGAATTAAAGAAACTGAAAGAAGACAaagaaaaaagcaaaaaaataactaaaaacactaaaaatagaTACGAAAAACCAAAACCGATAGTGAACAAACATAAATGCGATCCGAAATTGAAAGATTTCTACGAGAAAAACATCAAAGGCGGTGACATAGAATTTTggcagtttttgaaaattttcaacAAAATGTCTCGTGAAAACGTCAACGACTTTTCCGATTTGGAAAACCGCACTGAATTTGGGATGCATTTTATCGATCCGAAGTTAAATCCCCCGAATGAAGAAATTAGTTCGACCAGTaaagatttaaattcaaaaaattcGGGTAGCTCTAATacgaaaactaaaaaaagtaaatcAAAAGCTTTGGTTGATAAAATGGGGGTAGTTAGCAAaattagaaaagaaaataaattcaaaagaaCCACATTCATAAGTAGAAAAGAATTTTTGAGGAGGAAGGCAATGAAAGATAGTCTTAGAAAGAAAAACGTTGGGAAATGCAatacaaatatataa